In Edaphobacter paludis, a single window of DNA contains:
- a CDS encoding VIT1/CCC1 transporter family protein, protein MSENIPNLSELSEVVENDKSFVLRIVQPGLAGLMDGSVSTLAPIFATAFATHNSRTVFLIGAASAVGAGISMAFSEGLSDDGELTGRGNPVFRGLVTGLMTFIGGFLHTLPFLIPNVHTALTWAYAVVGVELVVIALIRHRYFKTSFGLSCLQVIVGGGLVFAAGVLIGQS, encoded by the coding sequence ATGTCCGAAAATATCCCCAACCTGAGCGAACTCTCGGAAGTTGTCGAAAACGACAAGAGTTTTGTCCTGCGCATCGTCCAGCCGGGACTTGCGGGGCTTATGGACGGCTCCGTCTCGACTCTTGCGCCGATCTTCGCGACTGCTTTCGCCACGCATAACTCCCGCACTGTCTTTCTTATCGGGGCGGCTTCCGCCGTTGGTGCAGGAATTTCGATGGCCTTTTCCGAAGGGCTTTCCGACGATGGCGAACTTACTGGCCGAGGAAATCCGGTCTTTCGCGGCCTCGTTACCGGCCTGATGACCTTCATCGGCGGCTTCCTGCACACGCTTCCGTTTCTGATTCCCAACGTCCACACCGCACTGACGTGGGCCTATGCCGTCGTCGGAGTGGAGCTTGTCGTCATTGCTCTGATTCGCCACCGTTACTTCAAGACGAGCTTTGGGCTGTCGTGCCTGCAAGTCATTGTCGGCGGTGGTCTTGTCTTCGCCGCGGGAGTGCTCATCGGCCAGTCCTAA
- a CDS encoding pseudouridine synthase, with product MTTKSVKQPEEAPQGDRLQKILAQAGIASRRKAEQIILDGRVQVNGNVIKELGTRHDISKDHIRVDGKLLHGREQQRYYMLNKPRGYVTTLDDPEKRPTVMELMTKQKGPHGDHVRLYPVGRLDYLSEGLLLMTNDGELANSLSKAAAGVEKTYLVKISGQPPASGLDQIRRGIMIDRGRLNEVRSGRRDRVITAPAKLELVRGGDNPWYELTLTEGRNRQLRKMFEEIGHHVEKIRRIGYGALRLDVPPGEFRELTPGEVTALGRAAKGQKVVPKKKTPEFAQLKTPAKPKSSRPRRTFVGKSTAPRRRPV from the coding sequence ATGACCACGAAAAGCGTAAAACAGCCCGAGGAAGCCCCTCAGGGCGACCGTCTCCAGAAGATTCTTGCGCAAGCCGGTATCGCCAGCCGCCGCAAGGCCGAACAGATCATCCTCGATGGTCGCGTGCAGGTGAACGGCAATGTCATTAAAGAGCTGGGCACCCGTCACGATATCTCAAAAGATCACATCCGCGTCGACGGTAAGCTGCTGCATGGCCGCGAGCAGCAGCGCTATTACATGCTCAACAAGCCGCGAGGCTACGTCACCACGCTCGACGATCCGGAGAAGCGCCCCACCGTCATGGAGCTGATGACGAAGCAGAAGGGGCCGCATGGCGACCATGTGCGGCTCTATCCTGTCGGGCGGCTGGATTATCTCTCCGAAGGACTGCTTTTGATGACCAACGATGGCGAACTGGCAAACTCGCTCTCGAAGGCTGCTGCGGGGGTGGAGAAGACGTACCTCGTCAAAATTAGCGGACAGCCGCCTGCCAGCGGGCTCGACCAGATCCGGCGCGGCATCATGATTGATCGTGGGCGGCTCAACGAAGTCCGCAGCGGACGGCGCGACCGGGTCATTACGGCTCCGGCAAAGCTCGAACTCGTCCGTGGCGGGGATAATCCCTGGTATGAACTGACGCTTACCGAAGGCCGCAATCGCCAGCTTCGAAAGATGTTCGAGGAGATTGGGCACCATGTTGAAAAGATTCGCCGCATCGGCTACGGCGCGTTGCGTCTCGATGTGCCTCCGGGCGAGTTTCGCGAACTGACGCCGGGCGAAGTGACGGCGCTGGGACGCGCGGCCAAGGGCCAGAAAGTCGTCCCGAAGAAGAAGACACCCGAGTTTGCGCAGCTCAAAACGCCCGCGAAGCCGAAATCGAGCAGGCCGCGCCGAACGTTTGTGGGGAAATCCACAGCTCCGCGACGACGGCCAGTTTAG
- a CDS encoding glycosyltransferase family 9 protein: MLTFRWSVNLARALRILPQSTSIAQEAEERFLIVNLTPHLGDSIMMMPMIESLRKAHPQSRIECAVEASIAPLLREMPIVDCVYALRLGNIPPITRALVTHRILRIAQYYRQQMRCSAPTTCVMPRWGDDLFRSNILGYLTGARRRIGFASDVSAAQQHPLPYRDALLTELIHGGRGVHEPEKFCLLLREAGLIPNANSGEASTQVIASLQHIADKTDWPNLAERVGVDRNLPFAVVAPGASMPKRQWPIEYWAEVMADLRAKDMKVVVLTGAPDANLAKQLHELSGGWATLVAGKTSVVESVALISHAKMFFGNDSGPGHIAGALGVPTFILFIAEENCDPDGPSAPERIHPIGPHVVFCRPAKCLPPCVSCCEAEEAHCIKTILPSDVIESTSRKRTSDGFVTTMTGRTGREIEHTA, encoded by the coding sequence ATGTTGACCTTTCGCTGGAGTGTCAACTTGGCTCGCGCCCTCCGCATCCTGCCGCAGTCCACTTCAATCGCACAGGAGGCCGAAGAACGTTTTTTGATCGTAAACCTTACGCCGCATCTGGGCGATTCGATCATGATGATGCCAATGATCGAATCCTTGCGCAAGGCACATCCTCAATCCAGGATTGAATGCGCTGTAGAGGCTTCGATCGCTCCACTTTTGCGGGAGATGCCAATTGTCGATTGTGTCTACGCTCTGAGATTGGGCAACATCCCTCCGATAACACGTGCACTCGTAACGCATCGCATCTTGCGCATTGCGCAATATTACCGACAGCAGATGCGTTGCAGCGCACCCACAACGTGCGTCATGCCAAGGTGGGGTGATGACCTCTTCCGATCGAATATCCTCGGGTATCTGACAGGAGCTAGACGCCGTATAGGCTTTGCCTCAGATGTGAGCGCCGCTCAGCAACATCCGCTGCCCTATCGCGATGCACTGTTGACTGAACTGATACACGGCGGCCGTGGAGTGCACGAACCGGAAAAGTTCTGCCTTCTCTTGAGGGAAGCTGGATTAATCCCAAATGCCAATTCCGGAGAAGCAAGCACTCAGGTAATCGCCTCACTCCAACACATTGCCGACAAGACAGACTGGCCTAATCTAGCAGAGCGGGTTGGAGTGGACAGAAATCTGCCTTTTGCAGTCGTCGCGCCGGGTGCAAGTATGCCAAAGCGACAATGGCCAATCGAATATTGGGCCGAGGTAATGGCGGACCTTCGCGCCAAAGACATGAAGGTCGTGGTGCTAACGGGCGCTCCAGACGCGAACCTAGCAAAGCAGTTGCACGAACTGAGTGGAGGCTGGGCCACGCTGGTTGCCGGAAAAACCAGTGTGGTGGAATCAGTTGCGCTGATATCACATGCGAAGATGTTCTTTGGCAATGACTCCGGCCCGGGACATATCGCCGGGGCATTGGGCGTTCCAACCTTCATTCTTTTTATCGCAGAAGAAAATTGCGATCCCGATGGACCGTCTGCGCCGGAACGTATCCATCCTATTGGACCGCACGTGGTATTTTGCCGGCCAGCGAAATGCCTCCCTCCCTGCGTCTCGTGCTGCGAGGCAGAAGAGGCACATTGCATCAAAACAATATTGCCATCGGATGTGATTGAATCAACTTCACGCAAAAGGACAAGCGACGGATTCGTTACAACCATGACAGGACGGACTGGACGCGAAATTGAGCATACTGCCTGA
- a CDS encoding glycosyltransferase family 2 protein produces MRTTDWLPGHPEEITGMEMNGVCAVVVTFHPDPDVIENLTKLRPQVQGLIVVDNGSPVPSVDLLRTASSQIGFELVENRENLGIAAALNTGIRLADANSFQWVILFDQDSCVTEGFMNSMLQAFDGNLRGERLGILVPRYIDKRSSSDLPAVVVKTGGLEAAMTSGTLMRISSFHQHGPFEEDLFIDAVDYEYSLRLRSHGYFIEECDQALLLHSPGTPRVHKFRGKYLFQTSNYSPVRRYYQERNKVWVTKKYWKQFPFFCFKLFFFSSKDFVKCILAENRKWDKFCYASRGIADGLRGRMGRLDKA; encoded by the coding sequence ATGCGAACAACGGATTGGCTGCCCGGTCATCCAGAAGAGATCACAGGCATGGAAATGAACGGCGTTTGTGCCGTGGTGGTTACATTTCACCCGGACCCCGACGTAATTGAAAATCTTACTAAGTTGCGACCGCAGGTCCAAGGTTTGATCGTTGTGGACAACGGTTCCCCAGTTCCATCGGTCGATCTTCTGCGTACCGCAAGCTCTCAGATTGGTTTTGAATTGGTCGAGAACCGAGAGAATCTTGGTATTGCGGCTGCGTTGAACACGGGCATCCGTCTGGCTGACGCCAACTCATTTCAGTGGGTGATTCTCTTCGACCAGGATAGTTGCGTGACTGAAGGCTTCATGAATTCCATGCTCCAGGCTTTTGATGGCAACCTGAGAGGGGAGCGTCTCGGTATACTTGTCCCTCGATATATCGACAAGCGTTCAAGTTCCGATCTACCTGCGGTTGTCGTCAAGACAGGTGGGCTTGAGGCTGCTATGACGTCGGGAACCTTGATGCGAATCTCGTCCTTCCATCAGCATGGGCCATTCGAGGAGGACCTTTTTATCGATGCGGTTGACTACGAATACAGTCTCCGGCTGCGCAGTCACGGTTATTTCATTGAGGAATGTGATCAGGCGCTGTTACTTCACTCGCCAGGTACGCCCAGGGTTCATAAATTCAGAGGAAAGTATCTGTTTCAAACTTCCAACTACAGTCCGGTACGCCGCTACTACCAAGAGCGCAATAAGGTTTGGGTCACGAAGAAATATTGGAAGCAATTTCCTTTCTTCTGCTTCAAGCTCTTCTTCTTCAGCTCCAAAGATTTTGTGAAATGTATTCTTGCCGAGAACCGGAAGTGGGATAAGTTCTGCTATGCAAGTAGAGGTATTGCGGATGGTCTTCGCGGCCGTATGGGCAGGCTCGACAAAGCCTGA
- the msrA gene encoding peptide-methionine (S)-S-oxide reductase MsrA: MAIEKATFGAGCFWGVETRFSELIGVIDTAVGYEGGDLEHPTYQEVCTDRTGHAEVVQVTFDPSRLSYETLLDAFFALHDPTQINRQGPDWGTQYRSVIFTHSDEQAAEARAKIAELNASGTYRQPIATKVEPSKAFWKAEEYHQRYLEKRGMVSCHI, translated from the coding sequence GTGGCAATCGAAAAGGCAACATTTGGAGCAGGATGTTTTTGGGGTGTGGAAACCCGTTTCAGCGAACTTATCGGAGTCATCGACACAGCAGTAGGATACGAAGGCGGAGACCTCGAACACCCAACCTATCAGGAAGTTTGCACCGACCGCACCGGCCACGCGGAAGTCGTTCAAGTTACGTTTGACCCATCCCGCCTCTCCTACGAGACACTCCTCGACGCATTTTTTGCGCTTCACGATCCGACCCAGATCAATCGACAGGGGCCGGACTGGGGAACGCAGTACCGCAGCGTCATTTTTACCCACTCCGACGAGCAGGCCGCAGAGGCAAGAGCGAAGATCGCCGAACTGAATGCCTCCGGCACCTATCGTCAACCGATTGCGACGAAGGTTGAGCCGAGCAAAGCCTTCTGGAAAGCTGAGGAATACCATCAGCGCTATCTCGAGAAGCGGGGCATGGTGAGCTGTCATATCTAA
- a CDS encoding DEAD/DEAH box helicase codes for MTTATLEVQELTQAEPRVIANSTSVSLDSNNVCFTDFNISDSLKNRLTTAGFTTPTPVQAKAIPPALEGADILATASTGTGKTLSFLIPMIERMDANSVPSTRGKRGPIRALILLPTRELAMQVLEAYWKLVPGSKNDAVLVCGGLSENNQLDQLDRGPRLVVATPGRLEDFLRRREININAVEMLVLDEVDRMLDMGFLPAIRRIVGAVPKTRQTMCYSATLDANIREIVRDYVNKPVRIEIGQTSKPSDRVELRVYTVMQEQKLGLLDQMLREEEGTFLVFSRTKHGADRISKKLERLGHDADVIHGDRSQSQRSAALKGFQNGKHRVLVATDVAARGIDVNDIAHVINYDLPNASEDFVHRIGRTGRAGKKGVATTFVMPQEKHDARKLERELKIKFEWREADKNLEKELRNQPLDTTTQGQNLMQLETRTWRGNDPVAPMAANPSPYKAAKGSGSGFRSRAKSGGGGFSGGRSAGGRGPGANGRSSSRPGSSRSGPARRGQ; via the coding sequence TTGACTACCGCAACTCTTGAAGTACAAGAACTTACACAGGCTGAACCTCGCGTCATCGCCAACTCCACGTCGGTTTCTCTCGATTCGAACAACGTCTGTTTTACCGACTTCAACATCTCGGACTCGCTGAAGAATCGCCTGACCACCGCCGGATTTACGACTCCGACGCCGGTTCAGGCCAAAGCCATTCCGCCTGCACTTGAAGGCGCCGATATTCTCGCTACCGCCTCCACCGGTACTGGCAAGACGCTCAGCTTCCTCATCCCGATGATCGAGCGCATGGACGCGAACTCTGTGCCAAGCACACGTGGCAAACGGGGCCCGATTCGCGCGCTGATTTTACTTCCCACCCGTGAACTTGCGATGCAGGTGCTCGAGGCATATTGGAAGCTCGTTCCCGGCTCGAAGAACGATGCTGTGCTCGTCTGCGGCGGACTGTCGGAGAACAACCAACTCGACCAGCTCGACCGCGGCCCGCGCCTCGTCGTTGCCACTCCGGGACGGCTCGAAGACTTCCTCCGCCGCCGCGAGATCAACATCAATGCAGTTGAGATGCTTGTGCTCGACGAAGTGGACCGCATGTTGGATATGGGCTTTCTGCCCGCCATCCGCCGCATCGTCGGCGCAGTGCCGAAGACCCGGCAGACGATGTGCTATTCGGCGACGCTCGATGCCAATATCCGCGAGATCGTTCGCGACTACGTCAACAAGCCAGTCCGCATCGAGATCGGACAGACCTCGAAGCCTTCTGATCGCGTGGAGCTTCGCGTCTACACCGTCATGCAGGAACAAAAGCTCGGCCTGCTCGACCAGATGCTGCGGGAAGAGGAGGGGACGTTTCTCGTCTTCTCCCGCACCAAGCATGGCGCCGACCGCATCTCGAAGAAGCTCGAAAGGCTTGGCCACGATGCCGACGTAATTCATGGCGACCGCAGCCAGTCGCAGCGTAGCGCAGCTCTCAAAGGCTTCCAAAATGGCAAGCATCGCGTTCTCGTCGCCACTGACGTTGCAGCACGCGGCATCGATGTCAACGACATTGCGCACGTCATCAACTACGACCTGCCGAATGCCTCCGAGGACTTCGTTCACCGCATCGGCCGTACCGGCCGCGCCGGCAAGAAGGGCGTGGCGACCACCTTCGTCATGCCCCAGGAGAAGCACGACGCCCGCAAGCTCGAGCGCGAACTGAAGATCAAGTTCGAGTGGCGCGAAGCCGATAAGAACCTTGAGAAGGAACTGCGCAATCAACCCCTTGACACAACAACTCAGGGACAGAATCTGATGCAGCTCGAGACTCGCACCTGGCGCGGCAACGATCCTGTTGCTCCCATGGCCGCGAACCCCAGCCCCTACAAGGCGGCAAAGGGAAGCGGCAGTGGCTTCCGCAGCCGCGCCAAGAGCGGTGGCGGCGGATTCTCCGGTGGACGAAGCGCCGGTGGACGTGGTCCCGGTGCAAACGGCCGCTCAAGCAGCCGCCCAGGTAGCAGCCGCTCCGGCCCAGCCCGCCGCGGTCAATAA
- a CDS encoding oligosaccharide flippase family protein: protein MHLIQRVRRHLNKDTRLARILHGGASALISRGVALLVNAVTLPLTIRYLGPLEYGIWVTISTTVVMLAVMDLGVANTLTNMISRAYAMDDRAAAQRYYATAFWISSSISTVLGLISLLLWPRINWGALFHLQDAMLIHEVSLCVAIALGFFLLSLPLNLVHRILGGYQQTQITNYFNLLSNGLSLTTILVVIKLHGSLVMLMLMYSGSLLLGSIALNIWVNLWDRRWLMPAPRFIRRAVIGDLMSSGMGFFILQLAGIVVYNSDNLIITHYLGAADVTPYSVTWRLAGYAAVLQTAVLPSLWPAYSEAYARGDYDWVRRMFWNTVRIAMGAVTVAVLILTFCGRWLIRWYAGPAGVPSELLLCAICTWTLICAGMDLEACLLAAINRVRAQGILSAIAAALNIILSIYLVKRLGSLGVILGTMLSYLLILVVPQTIIVWQALYRPPQTAAISDMQDQQHA, encoded by the coding sequence ATGCATCTGATACAGCGCGTTCGTCGCCACTTGAACAAAGATACGAGACTGGCACGCATCCTTCATGGAGGCGCCTCAGCGTTGATAAGCCGGGGTGTCGCACTGTTGGTGAATGCAGTGACCCTCCCTCTAACGATCCGGTATCTTGGCCCACTGGAATATGGCATCTGGGTGACCATCAGTACGACGGTCGTCATGTTGGCGGTTATGGATCTGGGAGTGGCCAACACGCTTACGAATATGATTTCGCGAGCGTACGCAATGGACGATCGGGCAGCTGCTCAACGCTACTATGCAACGGCCTTCTGGATCAGTTCGAGTATCAGCACTGTTCTTGGCCTAATCAGCCTGCTTTTGTGGCCACGCATCAACTGGGGGGCGCTCTTTCATCTTCAAGACGCCATGCTAATTCATGAGGTCTCGCTGTGCGTCGCGATTGCGCTCGGATTCTTTCTCCTGAGCCTTCCGCTGAACTTGGTGCACCGGATACTGGGCGGATATCAGCAGACGCAAATTACAAATTATTTCAACCTGTTGAGTAATGGGCTATCACTCACAACCATTTTGGTAGTCATCAAGCTGCACGGATCATTGGTCATGCTCATGCTGATGTACTCCGGCTCATTGCTGCTGGGCAGTATAGCTCTGAATATCTGGGTGAATTTGTGGGACAGGCGATGGCTCATGCCCGCACCTCGATTCATACGACGCGCGGTCATCGGCGATTTGATGAGTTCAGGGATGGGATTTTTTATACTTCAGCTTGCAGGCATTGTTGTTTACAACTCGGACAATCTCATCATCACTCACTATCTAGGAGCGGCGGACGTGACTCCGTACAGCGTGACCTGGAGACTCGCAGGATACGCCGCGGTGCTCCAGACAGCTGTTTTGCCCTCGCTATGGCCGGCGTACTCTGAGGCCTACGCACGAGGCGACTATGATTGGGTGCGCCGAATGTTCTGGAACACTGTGCGGATCGCGATGGGAGCAGTGACTGTGGCCGTTCTGATCCTGACTTTTTGTGGGCGATGGCTGATTCGATGGTATGCCGGTCCTGCTGGCGTTCCAAGTGAGCTACTGCTATGTGCCATCTGCACATGGACGCTGATATGCGCAGGGATGGACCTTGAAGCTTGTTTATTGGCGGCAATCAACCGCGTAAGAGCTCAAGGTATCCTTTCCGCAATCGCGGCGGCACTCAATATCATTCTCTCGATCTACCTGGTAAAAAGACTGGGCAGTCTCGGTGTGATCCTTGGGACAATGCTCTCTTACCTGCTGATCCTGGTGGTGCCACAAACTATCATTGTGTGGCAGGCGCTCTATCGACCTCCACAGACCGCCGCGATTTCAGACATGCAGGATCAGCAGCATGCTTAA